A stretch of Halobacteriovoraceae bacterium DNA encodes these proteins:
- a CDS encoding ApaLI family restriction endonuclease, whose protein sequence is MSKNDAVKAQILDLAKKYRKNLEEKIQNRKKEMEEDDLSHHQLYSVLGIDSDKGNQIDVYQNIGRFLYKYSGSFLEEAAVICFQAKFPKAKKVKIPNTISLKPKTFEIDCLVNKIAYEIKWRDATTDGDHITKEHNRVKNIKNAGYTPVRIMFYEPNRGQAIKIQQKLKSIYESVSGEYYSGLNAWEYIYEKTDIDLNSMLKEISEMIDFMEI, encoded by the coding sequence ATGAGTAAAAATGATGCTGTAAAAGCTCAAATTCTAGATCTTGCAAAAAAATATAGAAAGAATCTTGAAGAGAAAATTCAGAATCGAAAAAAAGAAATGGAAGAAGATGATTTATCTCACCACCAACTTTACTCCGTGCTAGGTATAGATAGCGATAAGGGAAACCAAATAGATGTATATCAAAATATCGGGAGGTTTTTATACAAATATTCTGGCTCATTTTTAGAAGAAGCAGCAGTGATATGTTTTCAAGCAAAGTTCCCAAAGGCAAAAAAGGTTAAAATACCAAACACAATCAGCCTAAAACCAAAAACTTTTGAGATAGACTGCTTAGTAAACAAAATAGCTTATGAAATCAAATGGCGAGATGCAACAACAGATGGAGACCACATCACCAAAGAGCATAACAGAGTAAAAAATATAAAAAATGCAGGATATACACCTGTAAGAATAATGTTTTATGAACCAAATAGAGGCCAAGCAATTAAAATCCAACAGAAACTCAAGTCCATTTACGAGAGTGTAAGCGGTGAATACTACTCAGGTTTGAATGCATGGGAGTATATATATGAGAAGACAGATATTGATTTAAATAGTATGTTAAAAGAAATAAGTGAAATGATAGATTTTATGGAGATATAA
- a CDS encoding tyrosine-type recombinase/integrase encodes MGRHKKFKKEDVSKIQKWLKEDFEERKVKGRIIWNHQTDIICKWGLYSEGEDKEPSIKRFIKRKDGKTTWQRLKKKFYKDFYQSQRELENIVIYLNGLDPSEHRAGIKYRLKEGYIPRVHVINFCREIKNNFLNDDKKDIENRINGFINYGLNWFQNKTHKVNEWKKYDKKWGQCLLNYNEDIKDSDRIFPLGELRSKNTIIRVIWLMNKFMEYLHQQYPNKYPPTYFDPITNSQFRSLEMIRKQRGLVRDRKHIKSEHWEIIKRNIENDPHLKIIEICYEFGLRRSEALALSSVENLFKDNLFVKEQVKCIDYTNGVMTRIFKPTKTGETRRIPYKASISEISIKRIATIIDTFEFISPNQLTKKWRALMNELNLDYDIHDCRHSFCRNLFKIKNLDIKTAMEYSGHKELQSINGYLRSKSEFSEEKLNLRDFRVVA; translated from the coding sequence ATGGGCAGACACAAAAAATTCAAAAAAGAAGATGTCAGCAAAATTCAAAAATGGCTAAAAGAAGACTTTGAAGAAAGAAAGGTCAAAGGCAGGATAATCTGGAATCATCAAACAGATATTATCTGTAAATGGGGATTGTACTCTGAGGGCGAAGATAAAGAGCCATCAATCAAAAGATTTATCAAAAGAAAAGATGGGAAAACCACTTGGCAGAGACTTAAAAAGAAGTTTTATAAGGATTTCTATCAAAGTCAAAGAGAGCTTGAAAATATTGTAATCTATCTTAATGGATTAGACCCATCAGAACACAGAGCAGGGATTAAATATCGCCTTAAAGAAGGATATATCCCAAGAGTCCATGTCATAAATTTTTGTAGAGAAATTAAGAACAACTTTTTAAATGATGACAAAAAAGATATTGAAAATAGAATTAATGGCTTTATCAATTACGGCCTCAACTGGTTTCAAAATAAGACTCACAAAGTTAATGAATGGAAAAAATATGATAAGAAATGGGGCCAATGCCTGTTAAATTATAATGAAGATATTAAAGATTCAGACAGAATCTTTCCACTTGGAGAGCTTAGAAGTAAAAATACTATTATAAGAGTTATTTGGCTTATGAATAAGTTTATGGAATACCTCCATCAACAATACCCAAACAAATATCCCCCTACCTATTTTGACCCTATTACTAATTCTCAATTTAGAAGTCTTGAAATGATTAGAAAGCAAAGAGGATTAGTCAGAGATAGAAAACATATAAAAAGCGAACATTGGGAAATTATCAAAAGAAATATTGAAAATGACCCACATCTAAAAATTATAGAAATTTGTTATGAGTTTGGACTTAGAAGAAGTGAGGCTTTGGCCCTATCATCAGTTGAAAATTTATTCAAAGATAATTTATTCGTCAAAGAACAAGTCAAATGTATTGATTATACAAATGGAGTAATGACAAGAATCTTTAAACCTACCAAAACGGGAGAGACCAGAAGAATTCCATATAAAGCTTCTATAAGTGAAATTTCAATAAAAAGGATTGCAACAATTATTGATACATTTGAGTTTATATCTCCAAATCAACTTACTAAAAAGTGGCGGGCCTTAATGAATGAATTAAATCTTGATTATGATATCCACGATTGCAGGCATTCGTTTTGCAGAAACCTCTTTAAAATCAAGAACTTAGACATCAAAACTGCCATGGAGTATTCTGGCCACAAAGAACTACAAAGCATTAATGGCTATCTCAGAAGTAAATCTGAATTTAGTGAAGAAAAATTAAATTTAAGAGATTTCAGAGTTGTAGCCTAA